One window from the genome of Candidatus Binatia bacterium encodes:
- a CDS encoding class I SAM-dependent methyltransferase: protein MTPEATARGPASQAAHGPAGGTAARRLASLRAILMQSDAALREKLPEYFLVYYKHLNILRNPARIEHVFQKGRAMYDYLEAEGKDVLDLGAGFGIEALLVAIYGARRVLATEIDRDMVAVGAYLAQAVDPPLSPEHFESRYGDGIAMELPSASFDGVMANCVISHVRDLEGFLREANRLLRPGGIFFLSDENNSLYLPARGRRRRGWRDMEAEPNGPYFAARRALIGEHFPSLARNQLFEATRATRGLVGHDVIEGTRELLETGAVRRRPEFGYRDPRDGQYPERELNPFWMMEKFTEAGLRPELLPAFFSRKIETHPRQWVKDVLRFLCTRWPALSVYVWPIMRIRGRKVR from the coding sequence CGGCCGCCCGCCGCCTCGCCTCGCTCCGCGCGATCCTCATGCAGAGCGACGCCGCCCTGCGCGAGAAGCTCCCCGAGTACTTCCTCGTCTACTACAAGCATCTGAACATCCTCCGGAATCCGGCGCGCATCGAGCACGTCTTCCAGAAGGGACGCGCGATGTACGACTACCTGGAAGCCGAGGGGAAGGACGTGCTCGACCTGGGGGCGGGGTTCGGCATCGAGGCCCTGCTGGTCGCCATCTACGGCGCCCGCCGGGTGCTCGCCACCGAGATCGACCGCGACATGGTCGCCGTCGGCGCCTACCTGGCCCAGGCGGTCGATCCGCCCCTCTCGCCCGAGCACTTCGAATCGCGGTACGGGGACGGGATCGCGATGGAGCTCCCGTCGGCGTCGTTCGACGGGGTCATGGCCAACTGCGTGATCTCCCACGTCCGCGACCTCGAGGGATTCCTGCGTGAAGCCAACCGGCTGCTCCGGCCGGGGGGCATCTTCTTCCTGAGCGACGAGAACAACTCCCTCTACCTGCCGGCGCGGGGACGCCGCCGGCGCGGATGGCGCGACATGGAAGCCGAGCCGAACGGCCCCTACTTCGCGGCGCGCCGGGCCCTGATCGGCGAGCACTTCCCTTCGCTCGCGCGGAACCAGCTCTTCGAGGCGACGCGCGCGACGCGCGGGCTGGTGGGCCACGACGTGATCGAGGGGACGCGGGAGTTGCTCGAGACGGGGGCCGTCCGGCGACGCCCGGAGTTCGGCTATCGCGACCCGCGGGACGGCCAGTACCCCGAGCGCGAGCTGAATCCCTTCTGGATGATGGAGAAGTTCACGGAGGCCGGACTCCGCCCGGAGCTTCTCCCCGCCTTCTTCTCCCGGAAGATCGAGACCCATCCGCGGCAGTGGGTGAAGGACGTTCTTCGTTTTCTCTGCACCCGCTGGCCCGCGCTTTCCGTCTACGTGTGGCCGATCATGCGAATCCGGGGGCGAAAAGTACGTTGA